Genomic segment of Topomyia yanbarensis strain Yona2022 unplaced genomic scaffold, ASM3024719v1 HiC_scaffold_4, whole genome shotgun sequence:
CCTCCCTTTTTAAAGACAcaaatgcctcttccactgctctacgcTCAACGCTTATGATGTTGATGTTGTCCGCGAAACCAAGAAACATGTGAGATTTCGTGATGTTCCGTTCTCTTGCACATCAGATCGCTATGTTGAACAATAGATTCGAGAGTGCATCACCCTGCCTCAATCCATCTAACGTCACAAACAagtcggatatctctccagctaATTTGATGCTTGGTTTTGACTCACCCAACGTTACACGAATCAGTCTAATCAGTTTATCCGAAAGCCATGTTCAACCATTCTCTTCCACAGTGCGTTTCTtctcactgaatcgtacgtcgCGTGGAATTCCACAAACAGTTGGAGAGCGCGCAAGTTGTATTCTCGAAATATATTCCTGATTTGTCATAGGGTAAACATCTGGTTGTTCGTTGATCGTCCTTCTCGAAACTCACTATGGCATTCGCCGACAAAAGATTTAACCAACGGGCGCAGACTGCTAAACGGAACACGAAAGAGTACTTTATAGACCATGTAAGATCGTTATTACACTCGATTTTGTGACCCTTCTTGAAGATCCAAATTCCATCGTGAGATTGGGAGTTTTTGTTAGGGTTGACTTCGCATCTTATTTTTAACGTACTATACAGAATACAAAGCTAGTTATTTCCACTCACCCTCAGCTAAATATCtggattaaaattaaaaaattcgaGACAGAAGTATAACAACCATTTGAAGTTGTTTCCTTTAGAAAATCAAAGGAGAAGCATTGTTGTTCATTTAACCTAATACTTCATCAGCCTGGATCCACCATCCGGAGATGGTAGCCACAGCACGCGAGGTCACTCAACAAACCGTGATGGCATCGGTTTCCCTGGAACAACCTTCGCCGCGTCCGCTGCGCAAGTTGCACCACCCTTTCAAGCCGGTGGTGACAAAACCACCGAAAACTGCACCGCCACCAGTTCCATCGACCGGCGGGGTCGGGCCAGTGCTAGCCCATCATCATCAACACCATCATCCCCACCACCAGCAGTACACACCCGGCACCGGTACGCCACCGGACAGTCCCACCCTTCCGGGCCGGTCCAAGTTCAAGTGAGACTGGTGGTAGCTTCTGGCCAGCACCAGTAGCGAAGAAGATCTGTACACCGCCACGGAGCAAACGCAGCAGACGCTGCGCAGCCCCATCATGGAAAAGGTCGGCATTTCCGTTTGCTTCTGTGGGAAATGATTCCATTTTTGCTTTTATCAAACGCGAATACCAGCCTTCTTCCTGTATAGTGTAGACACGGCTGAGAAGCGTAAAAGATGTAGCTTTAAAATTAAAGGAAAATATTTATTGCTGATAAGCACCACGagtaaaaataatcaaaacaagtaTCAGAACTTACACAATTGTGAGATGAACGCGTCCATTAATATTACTATTATTACTATTTTGTccttttttgtttgattttataACTCATTTTTAACATTGTTGTATTTAATTTAACCATTGATTTATTAACGAATGCTTCTTTTGCTAGGAGTAAGCCTTTTTCGACGTCCCTTTTTATAGTTGGTAGCTAGCTCGGACCTTTTGTCTTCGCGTTAGATAACTAATGAAATAGTACTAGTTAACGCACTTTAACacatcatataatgatcaccttTATGAAAGTAAGAACTTATAATATTCGGCGTTATGCACATATGCTATATGAGCGCTGCAGGCACTTATTTCCTCCACTGGAAAAGTATTGTTAGATTACtacttatttattattattgttttgaGGGAGTCCCGTGGGTCTGCTAgggaagtgaaaagtgaaattacGAATGAGACGCAAAACTGCTGTAACCAACagaatcgctttgattccaacttttttctttaatcgttatttattaataaaactacATGACCAGACATGTTTTCCCTTCTTCTATCGCATAAACATAGACTAAGATTGTTAAAGAAACGTAACATTGAAGTAAGGATACGAACAACGTCTTAACACAGATAAATGGTAATGGTGACAGGATTTAGGTTTAAGAGCACTTTTGATACGAAACTAGAAAAGAGGTCTACTGGTAGTTAGACGCAGAGATGAGCTCGAGTGGGTGGTTTTTTATATGAGTCGGACACTGGAACGGAGTTTAAGATAAGATAATATATCAAACGGCTTGCAAAATAATCTGTTGCGAAtgttttttcttttgttcttctttACTACCAGCCAAAACATGTACTGATCAAAGACGTTTGTTAGGATGCATTTCAAGAGCTAAACATTTATAAATTAACTGAATAAACCAGCAAATGAATATGTTAGTGGAGAGTGTTTCATTTaatatttctttctttttactTGCAGGAATTCAAACTTAATATTCTGCGAGTAAATATCACCAATATGGAATCGATTCAGGTAAGTCAAATTCACTGGCTATGGAATGAGTTAATTCACATGTGATTATCACAGATTTGGTAGGCTCATGGTAACATGGTAGGCTCCGCATATGCAGAATGAATTTACTCAAATTGCGCGTTCCTAATTTTAGTCGCAGATATGTGCTTTACCATGTCGTCTAATCCTTTTACTGGTGGCAAAGGAACGCAAAAATAAAGGTAGTATTGCTTCATCCGCATTAGGAAGCATCCCACCGAAGTTCTCTGTCGTCTAGAAATGCATACTGTCCTTTTGTAGCGAATTTTGCAAGCGTAATACTGTATAAGTAAGTTAGGTGGACATTGACAATCCTGTCCCGCCTTTCTGGTGTTAATGTCGACCATACTGTCAGTTTAGTCGTCCTGGTCCTGCGTTTGAAGTTCGTGAGGGGGTCTTTCGAACttccttctcaggcgagtattttgcttaaATGATAATTCGCTCCCTGAAAACCATGTCGCAGTTTCTAAGCGGGCACTGAAATAGCTGGGCGTAATGATGGATGTCGCAGTTTCGACTGAATTCCAACACAAGCTATAAATGCTTTAGCCATAATTATGCCGAACACCGGGCCAAGCAGGCGTCTTCTGGCTAATGTATCAAAATCGATACTGAGGTACAGAGGCACTGTCTGTGTTGCGGCGCTGTAGACAGCGGAATGGAGTAAAGCTGAGTAGTACGTTCAGGCTCGTGGCCATGCGGGTCGCAAGCGCGTACAGGACTATCTCACTCAGTCTGTGTTATCGCTGGAATGATCCCGATCGGCGTCATCCTAGTGGAAGTTAACGAATGCTATAAGCGGAACGAGACCAGGGGAATACGGAAACCACTGAGAGTTGACTCGGGGGCCGATATAAGGAAGGTGGACTCGAAGATTCATACCGGTTCTCTCGACCTGGGTAAATAGGAGGCATAGTGAACAGTACCTACATCGGTTCGGACACTCGGTGTCACCCTTTTGTCCGGAGTGCATAAACGTCGGGGAAACACCGGAGCATATGGTCTTCGAATGCGTAAGGTTCGAAGCGACACGCAGGGAGATGCttgaaacgggaggaccggataTCAACCCGAATAATGCcgtctacagaatgacaagcgacatAAACACGTGGAACGCGGTCAACAGACTGGTGACGCAGGTCATGACCGCCTTACAGCGAAAATGGCGTGATGAACAGCGAGCAACGGTTTCAGGAGAGAAATAAACTCCGGGATTTTAGCTGGACGGACGAAAAACTATCTAGTAATACGCTACAGTTCCATTAGCCTGATATGAAAGAAAGCATGTCGAATATTTTTATAatcaatgaataaaaataaattctggAAGTAGGGTTCCTGGATCTGAGTTTCTACGAAATAAAATGTGTCCAAAAACAAGTGTTGATCAAATCttttattgaatattttcaacAGATTCACAGGTTGGATGTGATTTGCGAGTCACGTAACCTACTTCGTCGCAGCTTTCTGGTTTCGATGACAGTGTCGGTAGGGGTTCGTTCCCCCGCGTGCAAACATTGATGTTCGGTATGAAGAATGACAGCACAGTACAGATCATAAGGATAGCACCTGACATCCCAAAACTCCACTCACAGTGAGTGTCCAGCAACATTCCGAGCATGTTTGCCCCGACTACCCCTCCAAGTCGGCCGAACATTAGCGCGATACAGACAGCCATTGCTCTGTGGTAGAAGAAGAAAATAAAGCTAGGCAACGATATCAGTAAACACTTCTCACCTTAAATTTGTTGGAAACAGATCTACAGTGGCGGCAGTAACCACACTTCCACCAAACCCTGCCATCACCAGTATCATGTAAAGTGACATACCACCAACAGGCGTATCCACTACAACCATCAATGCTCCGGATAAACCACAACCCACGAAAACGAACACCAAAATCGATAGCTTCCCCACCACGTTGATGAGCACACCTATCACTGCGAACCCCAGTGCGTAAATCACCTCAAGTATGAACGAAAGTCCGTATGTGGTAGCATTCAGCATCTGTGGTGTGCAGCTTTGATCACCGACAACCTCCGAATTGATCAGCCTATTTTGCGTATAAACCACATTGCACACGGTGGTCCGGTCAACACCAGCAGCATGTGATTCTACCAATTGGTTCAGAATCTCCGGAAAGAACATGTATAGCCCATGCGAGGTGAAATATGTTCCGAATTGAAGAAAGCACACAATCGCTGTTATGTTCAGGTAAGGTTTCCGAAAGAGAGGAGCAGTTTGATCCCAAACCAGTTTCATCATAGCACTGAAACCTTTGGAGCTGCTTAGCACAGCTCGACGTTCCTCGAATTGTTTGTCCTCCTCATCCGCGAGAATTAAATCAATGAAAAGTGGCGAAACTGTTTTACCACAGTTGACACGATGCATCCACTGGATGGTGTCGATCGCTGCTTTCATATCACCCTGATGTAGCATAAACTTAGGACTCTCCGGTAGCCAAAGCAATGCTAGACCACTAACCAGACATGGCAGACTGCAAACGACGAGAAACAATCGCCACGGACGGTAGACAATGTTCAGCACCGGCACAACAAGCGCCCACTCCCGATTTATTACGACGTAAGCTATCGCTGGTAGTAGCAGACAACCTATTCCGAAGACGAACGAAGCACCCATAATGGCACGAGATCGGTTGCGGTGGTTGTGAAACTCGCCAAGATACGCGTAGATGGTTGCCGATGAACCGGAAACACTGTGACATTTTCAAAGTGAATTAGTTCAAATTATACACTAAACATTCGAAAACTTACAAGAAGCCGGCAAAGAAACGTAAAATGACGATCGACCAAAAGCCTGTGGCGAAACTGGACAAAGCAGTTGTCCCGAACGTCAAACAAAGCGTGGGAACAATCACCTTCCGGCGGCCCATAGTATCCGCTAGAAATCCCCATAGGTGTGAACTGATGATAACTCCCACGAAAGCTATCCCACTGAGCACTCCCTTCTCCTTGGTAGACAACTGTAGGTCACACTCGGCCACCGCGATGACGTAGCTGATTCCTAGAGTTTCAAGCAGGAATGCTGTAAGAATTGTCCCCGCTATGATGATTAGAACGTAGTTCAGTTGGCCGAACTCTGTGAAGTAACTAACACATTATTTTGGAATAAATGACAATCTTGTCACTTACTTGTCAACGAGAGGGCATCGTCGAAAGTTACCGAGTTGGATACTGAAAGGGATTATCTTTAGTCTGGTTAGGGGTCCCAAATATTTAAGAAAAAATTCCAACTCACCACCTGATGTTTTATCGTTGGAACTTTCCATGGTTGGTTGGGAACTAGTTTGATTCCCAATCAAAATTTCTTGCTGATCTTGTTTCCAGATAGATTCCTACTGAAAGGCGCATACAGATAGGATGTTAGAACGAGTGACTGTGTGTTGGATTTACGGATATGTACAGAATAGAGTTTGGTTTCTGTTGACCCTATTTGAACTTGGTATTGTTtaatttgtttgaagaaaatCTTTCAGATTACAAGGCCAAGAAGATTTGAAAGTATTATTCGAAATGTTCATGTTCATAAGTTAAGATCAATTCGATTTCCCTTCAATAGTAATTGTGTTTtgtttaattaatttgaaattgACTACCTCCAGGTTAAAAGATTCCCAACTGTTCCAGGTATCAGTCTCTATTCATATCCCTCGCGTTCTTATATCTTTGAACACACATCGTAattcaaaacatcaaaaactcACATGCATGGCAACATCATCTTGAATTATCTTCTACAATCTGCGGTGGAAGCTTTCACCTTACAATAGTAAACACACGCTTGTTGTATGATCCAGCTGAGCTGCCGCTAGCTACCAGATAAGATCTGtaacaaaaacttttcaccAGACTGAAAGTGTGTCTAGACGTACTATCGAAGACACAAAATACCTGGGAGTAAAGTGCACAGTGTATTACTGTGGAATCAGTATGTCAAGAAAATTATGGTGGAAGTTTTACGGTAGGATATTTGCTGGAAAATGGGATCTTGGAACCGTTTCAAGCTATACTCTGCGGGTATCACTCCAATCAGAACCGTGCACCAGGACTGGTTTAGGGGGTTCAAGCCACCTCCATGCAGGTTTTATATTATCTTTTCAACGCAGAAAATGTCATTTAAAATCGTTTACTCTGAAGACGGTTTCTGATACTCGCATAGGATTCTGACTTACCATGTATCTTATAATTCTGTCGGAGCTCTGCTTTGGATTCTGAAGTAGTCCTTCCTTGGATTCTATTCGAAACTTTTTAAAGACTCTTTTTAGCATTTCGATAAAATCTATCTCAGCATTCCGAAGGAATCCTTATCTGTATATCTACGTTTTGTTGCTCAGAATTCTATTGGATTGTTTAGGATTCTGGAAAATAAACATATCTCAAGATTCTGAAGAAAAGCTTCTCAAGATTTCTGGTGGAATTGTTCTCAAATTGAAGTTCTCTTGAAGTATGATTTGCTCAATTTTGGCGGAATCGCTGATATGACGAAAGGTTTAAGAAATCTGTATTTGCGCAGGGAATTTCTCTAAACTACTAATGACAAAACCGTTACCCTTCGTCTGTTTCTATTTATGAGATATCTAAATGCTCattgcaattatttggaatatAAATCGTTGTCTCTcagcatattttttttacttcgattatagaggttttaaccttatggtcattcgcctcttcgggttagaaaaatctcttatgaaaaatttctaaccctatgtgcggggtcgggactcgaacccaggtgtgctgcgtacaaagcaatcgattttaccaatacgctacgcccaccccagcATGATATTGTTTTATATTTGCATTACAAGAAAAACGGATCTGCCTACGTTTATTAATCATATTTCCATAGAAAAATTTGTACACTTTGTCATAAAACTTCGCTACTTGTTGTTGGTCTCATATTGCAAATGAGTTCAGCGTGTATTCAAAGTGTTAATATGGAGGAcctttgttgtttatttttgttacgGTTGCTTTGATTAAATCAGATATGAAAGCTTTGCTTTTCAGTGCTTAAAAAATACTTCCAAAACTCCCGATGTTTTTACAGGGAAAAAATCTAATACATAATTGTAACAAGGAACAAGTGAAACATAAAATGCTTGCTTAAATAAAAGCGGTACGATATATAAATTTATATGGAAGCCGAAGAAAAACCGACATCTTCTCTATCCCCCGTCAACTAAACTAGATCTTGGATGCTGCCCCGCCTCGACAAACCGCATCATTTATTGCCTTAGCAACGTACTTGACGTTGTTCTCGTTCAGGCCACACATGCTGATCCGACCGGTCTTTAGCAGGTAGATGCTGTACTCCTTGATCAGAATTTCCACTTGTTTTTCTGTCGAAAACAAATACGTCCAATTGGAATTAATTTGCTAAAATTTATCTAGTAGATCCTACCATTCAATCCCGTATATGAGAACATGCCAATCTGCTGAGTGATGTGCTCCCAGGTTCCAGGAGTTTGCAGTGCCACCAGTTCATCGTACAGAGCCTGCCGCATGGTGATGATACGGGAACTCATCGTTTTGATACACTCCATCCATTCGGCTCGTAGTGTTGGGTCATTCAACACCCGGCTCACGATTCTACTGCCAAAGGCCGGCGGGTTGGAGTACATACCACGAACCAACAGTGTGATTTGCGAAGCCACCGCAGAACTGGTTGCTGTGTCCCTCTGGACGACGGTAAGATTTCCGATACGTTCGTCTGTTATAGATGATACAAGGGTTAGTATTATATATTCAGGACACCACAAAAATTCATAACTCACTATACAATCCAAAGTTCTTGGCGAAACTCTGAGCGCAAAATAGTTCAAACCCACGTTCCACAAAATATCGCACAGCGAAGGCATCCTTATTCGGGTCGCCACTAGCGAATCCTTGGTAGGCTGAATCGAAGAACGGGAAAAGCTTCTTCTGTTCACAAACATCGGCGATCTGTTTCCACTGTTCCCGCGTAGGATCAATTCCGGTAGGATTATGGGCACACGCATGCAGTATAATGACGGCTCCTTCCGGTGCCGCTTCCAGATCTGCAATCATGCCTTCAAAGTTGATACCCCGCCGCTCTTGATCCCAGTAGCGATACGTCTTCGGCGTCGTAAACCCGGCATACAAAAATACCTTATGATGGTTTTCCCACGTCGGCGATGAATAGTAGAAAGTGGTTCGGTGAAGAATCCGCGCCAGAAACTCGGCGCCCAGTCTCAAGGCACCGGTTCCCGACAGTGTTTGCACACCGAAGGCACGCTTACTCTTGATAGCCTCCGAATCATCTCCCAAAAGCAAAGTACTGGCACCGTTCGTGACGTTCTCCATTCCTAGCACCGGTAGGTACTCATGATTCAAGCTACCGTCGGCTATGATTGCAGCCTCGGCCTTCTTCACCACCGGCAGGATCCACGGTTTACCTTCATTCGTACGGTAAGCTGTGATGAAACAGAGCAATTAAAAATCCAGTGCATCTTGTTGCTATGGTTATTCTGTGCGAGTATTTTAGACCTTATCAGAGAATTTGGAGATACTTGAAGAGTTCATTTAGTCAAAGCCGTATGATAATTCCCACTTGTTGTTTGGCCTTAGGTGCGTGATAAGAGAATGTCACTTTTTTCTCCGATCTATTTATGATTAAACACAGCAATTATTGGCATTTCAATTGGCTTATTTATACTCGTTTAAAACAAGGTAGACTATTATTCGCATTCGAGTCTTTTGTGTATACTCGTCACAGTGTGTGACAAAACAGTAGCTATTAAGTTTACGCAAAAGTGGTATAATAATTATATACATATTCATTCTCCAACCTGACCTGTATTTGCCCTTGAATAACCTTTGTACAGTTTTCACGC
This window contains:
- the LOC131695466 gene encoding synaptic vesicle glycoprotein 2B-like encodes the protein MESSNDKTSGVSNSVTFDDALSLTKFGQLNYVLIIIAGTILTAFLLETLGISYVIAVAECDLQLSTKEKGVLSGIAFVGVIISSHLWGFLADTMGRRKVIVPTLCLTFGTTALSSFATGFWSIVILRFFAGFFVSGSSATIYAYLGEFHNHRNRSRAIMGASFVFGIGCLLLPAIAYVVINREWALVVPVLNIVYRPWRLFLVVCSLPCLVSGLALLWLPESPKFMLHQGDMKAAIDTIQWMHRVNCGKTVSPLFIDLILADEEDKQFEERRAVLSSSKGFSAMMKLVWDQTAPLFRKPYLNITAIVCFLQFGTYFTSHGLYMFFPEILNQLVESHAAGVDRTTVCNVVYTQNRLINSEVVGDQSCTPQMLNATTYGLSFILEVIYALGFAVIGVLINVVGKLSILVFVFVGCGLSGALMVVVDTPVGGMSLYMILVMAGFGGSVVTAATVDLFPTNLRAMAVCIALMFGRLGGVVGANMLGMLLDTHCEWSFGMSGAILMICTVLSFFIPNINVCTRGNEPLPTLSSKPESCDEVGYVTRKSHPTCESVENIQ
- the LOC131695469 gene encoding aspartate aminotransferase, cytoplasmic-like, producing the protein MSIFAGVEVGPPIEVFALNQACLKDTNPDKVNLGVGAYRTNEGKPWILPVVKKAEAAIIADGSLNHEYLPVLGMENVTNGASTLLLGDDSEAIKSKRAFGVQTLSGTGALRLGAEFLARILHRTTFYYSSPTWENHHKVFLYAGFTTPKTYRYWDQERRGINFEGMIADLEAAPEGAVIILHACAHNPTGIDPTREQWKQIADVCEQKKLFPFFDSAYQGFASGDPNKDAFAVRYFVERGFELFCAQSFAKNFGLYNERIGNLTVVQRDTATSSAVASQITLLVRGMYSNPPAFGSRIVSRVLNDPTLRAEWMECIKTMSSRIITMRQALYDELVALQTPGTWEHITQQIGMFSYTGLNEKQVEILIKEYSIYLLKTGRISMCGLNENNVKYVAKAINDAVCRGGAASKI